The Dehalococcoidales bacterium genome includes a window with the following:
- a CDS encoding diacylglycerol kinase family protein, whose translation MNQPFARVIVNPAAGAGKTGKLWPRIMNLFKGHGLRFDHDLTEAPGHAIELARDAAAKGYDIVVSVGGDGTINEVVNGLYASGNIQDALLGIVSTGTGSDYIRTAGVPRGYEDACRRFVRPRQRRVDIGEVEYVKNGGTVKRLFVNFAGMGFDAEIVRRTSQQYKKLGALPSYLMGTFATLVSYVNKKVTLVVDGLEEEKRVCTVIMNNGQYGGGGMFTAPGADLSDGLLDVLVVGDLSKPDLLRSLPRIYKGTHLTHPKVGMKKARQIEVKSLDSKMYLQADGELLGEVPARFRILPAALNIIV comes from the coding sequence TTGAACCAGCCATTCGCCAGGGTAATCGTTAACCCCGCCGCCGGCGCCGGTAAGACCGGCAAGCTTTGGCCGCGGATAATGAACCTGTTTAAAGGGCATGGCCTGCGCTTCGACCATGATTTGACCGAGGCCCCCGGCCACGCTATAGAGCTGGCCAGAGACGCCGCGGCTAAAGGCTATGACATCGTCGTTTCCGTGGGCGGGGACGGCACCATTAACGAGGTGGTTAACGGGCTTTACGCCTCCGGCAATATACAGGACGCGCTGCTGGGCATCGTCAGCACCGGGACGGGGTCCGACTATATCCGTACCGCCGGCGTGCCGCGCGGCTATGAGGATGCCTGCCGGCGTTTCGTCCGGCCCCGCCAGCGCCGGGTGGACATCGGCGAGGTGGAATACGTGAAGAACGGCGGCACGGTCAAGCGGCTCTTCGTGAACTTTGCCGGCATGGGCTTCGATGCGGAAATCGTACGGCGCACTTCCCAGCAGTATAAAAAGCTGGGGGCTTTGCCGTCTTACCTCATGGGCACCTTCGCCACGCTGGTGTCCTACGTGAACAAGAAAGTAACGCTGGTGGTGGACGGCCTGGAGGAAGAAAAGCGGGTCTGCACCGTCATTATGAATAACGGGCAATACGGCGGCGGCGGCATGTTTACCGCCCCGGGCGCTGATTTGAGCGACGGCCTGCTGGATGTGCTGGTGGTGGGGGACCTGAGCAAGCCGGACCTGCTGCGGTCTTTGCCGCGCATCTATAAAGGCACCCACCTGACACACCCCAAGGTCGGTATGAAAAAGGCGCGGCAAATAGAGGTCAAGTCTCTGGATAGCAAGATGTACCTCCAGGCGGACGGCGAGTTGCTGGGGGAAGTCCCGGCGCGTTTCCGCATCCTGCCGGCGGCGCTGAATATTATCGTCTAG
- a CDS encoding DUF5658 family protein produces the protein MGTENLEKKTPAAGKKMMLVLLASLVTLVVLDGALTEYLIPGGRVREANPFLEPLVGKAGFMILKVVGASLCAWLLWDVYRRYPKVGTIAAWVAVLAYGAIVIWNTSLILLV, from the coding sequence ATGGGAACAGAGAACCTGGAAAAGAAAACCCCGGCTGCCGGCAAAAAGATGATGCTGGTGCTGCTTGCCAGCCTGGTAACGCTGGTTGTCCTGGACGGCGCGCTGACGGAATACCTTATCCCCGGGGGAAGAGTGCGGGAGGCCAACCCGTTTCTGGAGCCGCTGGTGGGCAAGGCCGGTTTTATGATATTGAAGGTGGTGGGCGCGTCCCTCTGCGCCTGGCTGCTGTGGGACGTTTACCGGCGTTACCCCAAAGTGGGCACCATCGCCGCCTGGGTGGCCGTATTGGCTTACGGGGCTATCGTTATCTGGAATACTAGTCTGATTCTGTTAGTTTAG